The following nucleotide sequence is from Vulpes lagopus strain Blue_001 chromosome 1, ASM1834538v1, whole genome shotgun sequence.
CTGACTCCCGTCCTAGTACTTAGGGCGGAGCACTTCCTCACACTAAGCCTACCTGACTCCCTGCCTCTGGCTAGGCCCTGGCTCTGGGATTTGGGAAGACTGGGTTAAGCTCTTTCACTTTTGTTTACActtggggggagaggcaaagTCACTGCCCCATGTCCCACAGCTGGATAGTGGCAGATCTGGGACCAGCACTCAGGCTCCTGAGTCAGATCCCTGGTGAGAGGACAGAACcatccccaggcctcccctccctgTGCCCACTCTCCTGGCAGCTGAGGCAGGACCAACGTCCAGGCCATCTTTTCTCTTCAGGTCAAAAGTACCTAGCATTGCCATGGCAACCCCAGGTCTGGAGAACAGCTTTTGTGGACAGAGATCTCAGCCTAGGAGCCACGTGTGTATTTGTGGCCCAGTGAAGGTGACATTCTGTTCTTGTGCTGGGAGGAGCCAGGGCCTGAAGCGTCCATGGAGAACTGGGCAGTGCACTTGAACAAGGCAAATGTGGAGCAGGTCTCCTGGACCCCACAGCAGGAGCCTGGGAGAGCCCCAGGGGAGAGGCCAGTGGGGGAtctggtgatcctggggtccttagTTGCCAAGGGCCCAGTGGGATGTGTGCCCACCCATCCCTCCTAACAAAGCTGGGCCAGCTTTGGGGCCGAATGAAGCGGGGAGGTGATGGGTGACAGGCTTTGAGGGATGGAGTCAGGAAACTACTCAGCCTCGGCCTGGGACTCTCCGCAGCAGTGGTGGGGAGGCCTCGCAggggtgtgtgttggggtggggggcatgtgTTGCAGCCGGCGTGGCTcggaggaaaaggagggagaagtgggaaATGGGAACCTCATGGGGTCGAGAAGGGACAGAAGGGAATTTCACTCTCTCGGCCCACACAGGGAcaccctgcccctgtccctgggAGATCAAGCAGCAGAGGTCAGGGCCAGGTAGCACATCACCCCTCTGGCTGAGAACCATTAGCCACCACACAGAGCTTGTGGTTCCTCATAACTCAacattttcttcagttctttAGGAAGTTCTTTGCGAGGGCTCAAATGTTGGGGAGGACCAGGGCTGGAGCATCCTGCTGCTCCCGTGCATCAGGGGCCTGTAGGACAAGGCCCCTGTGAGTGTTCTCTACACcaacctcctctccttccctggccCACCCCACCCTGAGCCCGGGCAGCTGCCGGAGACCGGCCCCTAGGGACGGCCAGAAGGTATTCAGGGGCCACTCTGTGCCAGGCGCCGcctccccatcccagcccctgcagccctgaAGCATTAGTGGGGACCCCTCCCCATGTACCGGCTCTATCACCTTTTAGCTGTTGAACAGTGGCTGTTCATTTCACTAAGTCTTAATTTTTTCACCTGTAAACTGAGAGAGCACCTGCTACATCGATGAGATTTGATACAGAATAAACACTCAGGAAGTGTTTCCCTCCCATTTAGAGACCCACATGCTCTGAGCATCATTAACACcactttgcagaagaggaaatgggTATCAAACTGCGGGCATGTGACTTCCCCAAAGGCACACAGCTCATCAAGTGACGTTGCCTGGATGGGAGCAAAGGCCTGACGCCAAAGCCTGCGTCCCGCATCTTCCCACTGCATCACCTTGCTCTTTAGAGCCATCTCACGACTCCCTGGAATACCACGGTCCCCACCCGCGGCCACACCCATGTCCCTGCACCCAGAGCACAAGTAAAATTAATGTATGAATGCAGACTCTTACGATCTCTCAATTCCGGAGTATCAGACTCGGGGACAGAGCCATAGAAAGAGCCCCAGTTCTTGGGGGAGCAGTGTCCACGGCTCACCTGAACCCCAGTCTCACTGATGGAAATCCTCAGCTGGGCCTACACAGTTAACAGAGTCCTCAGTTTGCCCTCCAGACTCTGGAATGGGagattttccccctctctttcctgCTGGGGTTAATGCTCTTGGGGCTACATCTCCAGGTGACCCTGGTGCCACATGCAGTACTCTGCTTTGTTTCCCCTCCGGAAGGAATGGGAGGTGGTGCTGTGGCTTTTGTGATGTCCAGTCTGACGGTGTGGGTTTGCTTCTGACCTGCTCCAGTGCAAAGCTGGGTACCTGGGTGGAAGGGGCCCTTGCCAGGCACCAGAGGACAAATAACCCCTTCTCCCAGGGGCCCAGAGTCTTGGAGAGGGGAGAGCTATGGTCCAGGAGGGTCTGCAGGGGAGGGTGCAGGTCAGCGACAGCCCCCTTCTGCACCGCAGCAACCGGAAAGCCACTGGAGGAGTGCACCCCTTTGCTATGGTGGGCCGGGGCTCTCACCTGCACAGAGTGTGGATGCTTACCTCCCTCCCTTAGGATGCacttgaatcccagctctgcccccactcccaggccAAGCCTGGGCCATGCTTCCGAATTCTCTCTGATATTCAATGATCTTGTGTGAAAAATTGGAATATTCAAACCATAATTTTAGCagggatttttttggggggcgggtGGAAACAGTGCCAATGAAATAAGATAGTGATGATTAAAGCCCCAGGTGACTAGGGCACGTCTGCTGGTGAATCATCTTGTAACCACCACCTGTTCACTAAGGACCCCCTTAACACAAGGCAGATCTCCCCCAAGTTCATGTCCATTAGGGTATGcttgtgcacgtgtgtgcgtatgtgtgtgtgttagagagaCGCCCATGCACAGAAAACAATACATCAACAAGATGCCTCCTCAGCTCTAGTGTCTAGTGGGATGGGTAGGGGGTTTCAGCTGGAAAGACTGATGGGAGTCCCCACTGACAATTCCAGAGCAACCCATAAATATAGGagcagccccaggggccccacCGTTCCCCCCTCCCTTGGGCCTTACCTCATTGTTGACAAAGCAGTACAAGATGGCCACCATCAGCCCCTGGAAACAAGAGTCATGTCAgcagggaggaagcaggagggaggctgCCCTGCAGGTAGGCCCTGACGCTTCTCGGGGCTCCAGCCCCAACATCCCCCTCCTCAGGCTGGGCAGCCCCCGAGCACTGggttccttctccttccctttctagaGAAACTCAAAGCCCTTGCTTAGATCCTGCAGAAGCTCTTCAATCACCCCCTCCTTGAGGAGCTCTGGCCTGAGAAAGTACACCACCTCGGGTCACAGGCCATCTTTCCTACCATGCCTCTATCTGCTCACTCAGCACACTCAGTGCTCCCGAGCTGTGATCTGCATATGGCTGTGTGAATGCACACATGTGAAGGGCACGTGCATGGGCCTACGTGTGTGGCCCTCCCACAAGCCTCCCGAGGGGCCAGGACCAGGTTCTCCTATATCGACAGCCCCAGTGATGCTCACACACCCTCAGCATTATCTAATACTAGCGGAGAGGATGAATTCTTGGCTTTGGAAACTATGTGACCTGGCAAATCTTGTTTTAACATCTCCAAGCATCAGTTTCATCCTCTGTAAAACCAGATGACCCCACACAACCTCCTGGGATGCCGTGATGATAAATGCACAGTGTGTGCAAAGCCCTGGCAGGGTGTTTGCCACCCAGTAGCAGTCCAGTAGATGTGATTGATGCCAGGCTGGATTGCCCATGGCTACCTCTGCAAAGGCTTCTTGTCCCATGGTCCCATGCGCTTACAGAGGAGACCGGCCTGGGTGCCCGATGCCAATCTAGCCCTGGTTCTGCTCCAGCCACAGAACTCTAGGCACCTCCCGCTTTCCTCCCAGGCCCCAGATGCCCATGTGCATGGTGCAGGCCATGTGCATGGTGCATGGTCTCCAGCCCACTCCCACCCAAGGACTTGGCGAGTGAGGACCCCCAGCCATGAGGTCACCTGGAAGGAGGTGAAGGAGAGCTCTGTGAACAGCTTGATGAAGCGCAGCATCCCCCGGGCGTGTTCATCCATCACGAAGGCAAAGATGACCTCGTGGGTCCCCAGCAGCGGGATAAGCGTCAGTGTGGACTTGGCAAGTCTGGGGGTGCGGTGAAGACATGGTTCTGGATCCCTTCCAGTggattcttttcccctttccacgCCCTGACCCTGTGTCTTAGGTGACAGAAATTCTCCCACCCCAAACACACTGGGATGGGCTgcctggcgggggtggggggaggtggaggtcAAGACCCCCAGAAGCCTGGGAGCTGCCCAGGTCCAGGGCTAAGAACAAGGCTCGGGGACCCAGAtagagctggggcagggagaagaaggTCATGCAGGGTCCTGAGCTCAGCATCCCAGGATCTGTCTCTTCAGGAAGCAAGGGCCGGGGGTGCCCAGCAAAGCCCGCTCAGGCACATCACCTGCACTTGATGTCTGTCTTGCACATGAGATTGGCTTTCAGTTTGGACACCACGATGCAGATGACCCGGATAAAGATGAGGAAGTTCacctgcaggggggtggggagggtagcTGAAGGCCCTCTCTAAACACCCACCatctccccaccttcccccagTGACACCTGGTGGGACTGCCACTCCCACCCTGACACCGTCACTCACCCCAATGGCAAAGAGAATGGGCAGCCGGATGATGAGCCAGTAATTCATGTTCGAGTTCCTGGTCCAGCAgctggagaggaaggcagacacataggcaccTCATGGGACACACAGGGCCCCCCAGCTCACAATGTAGGCACAGGGGCACATGGCCACACATGGCCATGCAAAGTGACACACACAGAACCACACAAACACTGCCACCATGAGTCCCAACAACCAGTCCCACGGATTCATGCAGAATCCTtcaagccacacacacacacacacacacacacacacacacacacacacagagtcttaAATACATGGTCACACAGAGAGTTTCACACGACCCCTTCATGAACTTAACAAAGACTCATGTGTGTACCTAGCATCATACACCAAATAGCAGAAATATTCCATGGTTATTACAGAAAAACCACTGCATACCCATGGATCCAGCCCTGTTCGTTATCACACAGTCCCGCGGAGGGACAGGGAAGGGGTACTAGGGAACGAAATTTGTAGATTAAGCTCCTGGTCCCTTGGTTTATCCTCCCAACAGGTAGTAGGCACATACCCCAGGGGCCAAGGATTCCTGTGGGGTCTGAGAACAGGGACCTCGGCACACACGTGCCCAGGAGCAGGACACTCACCCCTCATCCTCATAGAGGTACTTGACAATGCCCCAAGGGATAACAAACAGCAGGGGAACACCTAAAAGGAGAATGGgaaaagagaggggagagaggctggCAGGCCCGAGCTTACCAGCGGGCACACTCAGGCCTCTCCTTACCCAGGCCTCTCCCACCTCTGGCCCCTCCCCTTCGCCTGGCCATGAAACCACTTTCTAGCAGGTGTGGAACCAGGCTGGTCTGggagcgtggggggggggggcgggggtggccccaacaccctcccacccctggccAACTCCCTGGACTCTTTCTCAGAGAGAGGATCCCACACGTTACGGCGTATCTCTACTcaccaggcccccacccccacctcccaggcacATCATCGGGGCTTGCCCCCAAATCCTGGCTGAGACATGAGGATGTAGACACCCACGTAATGGAGGGACAAAGCCACGGAGGGGGAGAACATGCTGGATGAGGTGGGAACAGGCCAACCCTGTGATGCCTTTCTCCTCCTGCCGTGGTCCCCATGTCCATCTCAGCCAACTCCTCGGGCACCGGAAGCCCCTCCAGCCACCCATTCCCTACCCTCCCTACCCTCACCCTGCAGGTGGCTGAGCAGAAGCCTGGAGTAGAGACAGGGGCCTGTCCCTGACGCCAACAGCCCAACTAACAGCGCAGGGGCGCACGGTAACAGCAGCTCTAACATGACACTTTCCAGTCAGCTGAGACTCAACTAGTGTGGCAGGCAGCCTCCAGGAAGGCCCCCTGACCCCCACGTCCTGGTATTCGCACCAGGGTGTAGCCTACGCTGTATCGGGATTGCTCTGCGTGACCAATCACATACGCAGAGGTGACGGCACATCACTTCTGAGGTTAGGTTATAAAAGACTGTTTTAAAAGGTGATAAAAGGCTTGCCCtgggttctctctctcaatctgatCACTTGCTCTGGGGGACACCAGTTGCCAGGTCATGAGGGCGCTCAGGTAGCCTGCGGAGGCCCCCGTGGCAAGCAGCAGAGGCCTCCAGCCAACAGCAGCAAGGTGCTGTGCTTTCTGACAACCTTGGGGGTTTGCGAGGGGTTCTCCAACCCCAGTGAAGACCTGTGGGGACAGCAACCCAGGGCGACATCCTGACAGCATCTCTGTTAGAGACCTTCAACCAGAGGCGTGCTGCTGAACTGAACCCAGATTCCTGTCCATAGAAACTGCAATAAGAATTTCTGCtccccgggcagcccgggtggctcagcagtttagcgccaccttcggcccagggcgtgattctggagacctgggatggagtcccacgtcaggctccctacatggagcctgcttctccctctgcctgtgtctctgcctctctctctctctgtctctcatgaataaataaataaaatcttaaaaaaaaaaaaaaaagaattgctgctCCCAGTAGCTACGCCGTGGGGTCTTCCATTCCACAGCAGAAGATAACTAATTCATCTGGTTTCCAGTCCCATCAGGGTTGAGCCTCATTCATCTCCAGGGCCTCAGTGCCTGGCGCACCCTGAGGGCTCAGCACAGTTGCTGACTTCATATGGTCTGCCCGTGCTCACAGATGGAGATGAATCAGGAGCTCAGGAGGGTACAGGTGGGACTGGAATGCAGGGCTGCTGTCCCACGCCAAAGCCAACCACCTTCGCTGGCTTTTTGCACCAACTCTCCACGCCTGTCCCTATGGGTTCCTCTCCCAGGTGGGAGACGTGGGCGTCAGAGATAGGCAAGAGTGTGAGGATTAAGGTGTGGACACAGATGTgagtgtgtatggtgtgtgtgtagggggcaGGGCCTGTGCATACGCATGTGTGGCTTTAGGGGGTCTCCTCCAAGAGCCCATTTCCAGGGCAGAGCCCACTTGACAGCCCCTCCCATCACCATGATCCATGTCCTCAAGAGCAGCTCCTGAGCAGCTGGAATGTCACACTACCGTGTGACAGTGcagacagagatggaggaagCAGAGCAGCTCGCAGCCGACCAGCGTTCTTCATCGGGTATTTTTCTCCTTGGCCATTTATTCTTATACAAATCAGACCTCTGAGCATCTACGATGCCTTCATGAGAGTGTACAAGGGATGGGTGGCTTCCAAAGGCCTCCGAGcatggcatggagcctgccacaTGGAAGATGCTCagagaggatggaaggaaggaataatGAGTGGCTCCATACATCAGTGAGAGAAGGGCAACTCTCCAGGCAGGAACATGGCAATTCCCTGAGCTACGGACACACATGGAAACCTCCTTTTTGGGCATCCCCAGCCACCTGCTGTCCTTAACACTCTGAGACTCCACTCACTCATGTTAGCAGTAAGACCTGGTGAACTTCACTCGTTCATCAGCCTCCCCTTAacaaagcctttttaaaaatgcaggcaTAGCTCTGCTACATGCAAACATTACACACTCCCTGCTGGGTGCGTCTCTCCACTATTTAGAAAGTCAACAACACAGGCTGGAGAAAAAAGATCAAATTAAGACACACAGAACTGGCCCTGAGAAGTGATGATTCCCTGGTTCATCACTTGCCTCCCTCCCGGGCAGCCTCTTTGTGGTGGGTTACAGGAGCACCCAGCTGCTGGTGGATGGCATAGAAGGTGACAGGTCTTTGGGGGAGTCCCCAACTGTGTCAGGGTTCTAATTTTGATTCTTCTGTTTGCATGCGAAGCTAAAGGTTGCTTCCAAGCACCGCAATGTGGGCTCGGTTTTCCTGGCCTGCAACAGAGCTCTTTGTGAATCTCTGTCCTGTCTTTGCCCTTTTGTCTCTGTACCTCCCCATCCCAATTCCTCAAGATAAGGGTGCTCTCATCTGGAGGGAGGTCCCCCTCAGACCCTGAGCCCAGAGCCGCGGCATGAGGTGGTGGGAAAGGATGGGCGCCATTCCCCACTCAGAAACCTCCAGGATGCCATGTGTCTCCACCAACCCTCCAACCACCCCCACTCCTCTGCACACATCACACTGTCCCTCCGATTGTTCTTGCCCTTGGGTCGCCATGGAGACAGGCACTAACAGCGCTGATGCTATTTCCCAGAAGGGACAGACGCAGTCCCCCACCCTAAGGAGAGCCTTCCCAGAGCTGCCCTCAGTGACCTAACCACCCCCTCGCCCCACCCCAGTTAGCTGCAGGGCTCTCCAGCTGCCCACTGCCTACGGTGATTGCCCTAGCCTgggggggaggaaggcagggctggaaggggggggccctgggtggggggaagagagagggtggGAGCGGGGAGTTGTACACTGAGGCCAGGCCCACCTGTCCAACTGTGCAGAGGCCTGAGCTTGCTCGAAAGGGTCTTCTGGGGAATAAAGAGGCAGCGGGGCACAAGAACCTTCCACGACAGGTGgcaggggcccagggcctggtacCTGCTCTGTCTGTCAggccctgccctctctgggcctcagtgccTTCCAGATACCAATCGCCCCCTTTAGAAGCTCCCTTCTACAATGGGGCCACATGGAGCCAAGTGGCTGAGGGACACCAGCCTTAAGGAATGCAGGGGGAGGACAGGGGTAGGGAGGctgagagggccagagagagcacagagccagagggCCAGACAACCTGTGGAGGCTTCCTGAGGCTGCTGAGGACAGCCTTGCAAAGGCTCCAGGGCAGGAGCCAGTTTGGGAGGGGGATGTCATTTGGCTTTGACTGAGGTGGTAAGTCTCCCCGAGGAGGTCGGGGTGGCAGTGGTCAGAGCAACCTGAGGCAGGGGAGGGAATGGATGACAGTAGTGAATAGATGACTGGCAAGCTCGTGGTGGAGCGCAGGGGCctgtggcaggggcaggggccctggCAGATGAGGAAGGGCCAGAAGGCAGAGCCTGGTCTCTGGCCCCGCCCCATGGGGGCCCCCGTGGGCCCCCCCAGATTAAGCACTGTTGCATATGTTTTCCCTGTCGTGGGGTGGGGACTGGGGGGCTGCTGCTGGTGGGTGTCTCAGCCCCTGTCCTCATCAGAATCCCACACGGCGAGAGGCAGAAGCACAACCAGAAATGTTCCagcaaaaaaaaagatacaatggTTCTCCGCAAACTTTTTTGGCTAGAACATTTCCAGCTGGGCTCCAGGCACATCCGCGGTCCACCCTTTCCTCAGTGGGCCTCTGGCTGGCCAGCCCCGCCCTGCCAGCCTCCTCTGGGTCCTCCTCTTCATCACTGATCCGAGGACAGAGCCACAGCCCCTCAGCACTCACCCCGACCCTTACCCTGAGGCCCAGGACTCTCCATTTCCCTCAGGGCCTGGGGACCAAGGATTGGTCGTGAGGCTCCATCCCCAAGGGTCTTAGGAGTAGAGGTACTGGAGGACCAGTGCCATGGCCGCCACTGGGGTGTGCGGTGCATCTGGCCAGGTAGGATGGAGGCCTCTGCTTCCATAAAGTGGGTAGGGTTATGCAGAGAGGGGAGGGTAACCTGCAGCGCCCCCTGCAGTGAGTCCTGGGCcagggtgtgggggaggaggggggaagaatTACCCAGTGGGCCCTGCCTCCTTAGCCCAGCAGCCTGTTCTGAGTACCAAGCTGGCTTcccggggagggggtgcaggcTGCAGGTGATGGTTCCAGGAGAGGTCAGGGTCTCCCACCTCCCGTGCCATAGGATGGGATGGGGGGCACGTAAGACGAATGACAGTGGGCCTTACCCCAGCCTACGCTCAGATAGAGCTGGAACATGCGCTGCtcacagaagacagagaaggcCAGCAGCGTGTACAGGTACATGCCCTCCACCAGGAGCCAGTAGTAATTGGCTGCCACGCAGTACTGCATGAGCAGGAACACCAGGCGGCAGCCCAGAGAAtcctgggggcagaggaagggtcCCCAGGGGGCAACAGCTCTGCCTCCCGCCTCTTGACTCCTCCACCCATCCCCATCCGCCCCAGCCATGCCCCTACCCCCCTGAATGCAGGCTGAGAGGGCTAAGGCTAACCAGGGCCAGTGCTTCAGCTCACTGCATCACTGTAGGGGGTGGAGGAAACTAATATTAGCCCCAGACGGGGGAGAAAACTGAGGTTCGGAGAAGTTAGGTGACTTGCCCCAAACTCTGCAGCTCGCAGAGCAGGGAGTCAGGCCTGGGTCCGTTTCCAAAGAGCACTCCCTGTGTCAGACGGAACTCGTTAGGGGCAGGGAGAGCGTCCACCTCCTTAGACTGGGGGACCCTACGGACCAGGCGTAGGCAGCTCTTTCCTTCTGTTGTGCCAGACCCAGGTGAGGCTGGGGGGGAGCTGGCCTTCACTTGGGCATCCCTCCCCAGGTCCTTCCTGGACACACCACACACCTGGTAGGAGAGGAGCCCATCCCACTGGTGCTGCTGGGGGGCCGTGCTGTACATCCACTTGAGGACCGCGTCCCTGATGAAGACGGACAGCGCTCGGAGGATGAAGGACGCAAACAGGTTCAGGTGGATGTAGTTCCGGGTGCAGTGCAGGTGTCTGTGGGAGAAAGCACGGCTCCTTCCTGGCAAGATGGCCAAAAGGCCTGCCTCACAAGCCTCAGTTCTCAAGCTAACATAACACCTCAGGCATGCTTCTGTGTCTGGGATGGTGCTcctgtcttttcttcctctgaacaTGCCCTTCTTCCTTGTGAACCTGAAAATTCTTTGGGTCCAGTGTAAGTCCTGCATCTCCATGAAGGCTTCAGGTGTGTGGTCATTACCACCTGCCATCCACACTACCCTCCTCTCTACAGCATCGGCCTTTCTATAGAGTCACGTGTAAGCCAAGTGGTTTATGTGTGAGGACTTTTCCCAATGGAGACTTTGCTTCACTTCTTGAGGAAAGGACCTATCTCTCACATGCCTCAAGGTTGCCTTATAGGGGCAGATGAGGGCTGAGCACGTGGTGggaattcagaaaatataagaCATAATTTCAATATCCTTTCAGGTAAAAACGCACAGCCAACCTGCAAATGCAAGGGCATTTCTTAACCTGATAAGTGCTATCTACCCAAACTGGGAGCAAACATCATTCTCCACTGAGAAATTTTATAAGCATTTCCTCCAAACCCAAGAAAATAAGGATTGCCTCGCCTTACAAAGCTATCATGACATCCATTCAACATCGTAGTACAGATCCTGACCACTGTAAGagagcaagggaaaaaaatgtgtaagaattggaaataaaggaacaaaattgtcattatttgtagACGGTAGGGTATCTTCGCAGAGAATCCAAGATAATCTACACCCAAATTATCAGAACTGATTGGAGAGTTCATCCAGCAATTTTGCTGATGTGCGTTTATGTATATCAGCAACAAAccattaaaaagtgaattttaaaaattcacttatagTTTTTTAGTTGGCTACATAGAAAAAAGCTAACAGAAGAGGGGCAAGAGCTCTACAGAGAATATAATAAAACTTGCTGAAAATTGTTAGAAAAGACTTAAAATCACACATTCATGGATAGAAAGACTATTTTGAAAGTGTCAGTTCTTGCCagagaaattgataaattcagtAAGATCATGCCAAAAATTCCAACAGgattgattttttgttttcctggaactctcaaaacatataaagaaccaAGAACCAAGAATAAATTGTCCAGACACTCCTAAAGAGCCATAGAGTAGGAGTCTTCACTATAAGCGAACTGAAGTTTTCAATGAATTTATAGTATTTAAAGCCCTGTGGTATTGACAATTAGATAGATAAACAGGAAAAATGGCAAGAATACAGATGACAAAAACCAACCCAGGCAAAGATAACTCTTGCTGCATGGCACAGTAAGCACTGTAAACCCAAAGGGGAGAGGATGAGCTATCACAAGTGGTACCGAACcaattaactatatatatatgaaaaaaaaataaattaaatctcttaATTTCACTAtagacaaaaattaattaattaattaattaattaatggattaaagaaacaaaagggaggTGCAAAACTTATGACCCCAGGGTGAGGAAAGACTTCTCAAACAAGACCATAAAGGAATTtggtctttggaaaaaaattgatatttttttactAATTGGCAAAATTAATCTTTATcaattaataacatttattgataaattttatCAGTAGAAATGGGGACTTCAATGCATAGAAGTCGCCatcaagaaaggggaaaaataggggcgcctgggtggctcagtggttgaacgtctgccttaggatcaggttgtgatcccggggtcctgggatcgagtcctgcatcgggctccctgcatggagcctgcttctccctctgcctatgtctctgcttctctctctgtgtctctcatgaataaataaataaaatcttttttaaaaaaaagagagagtgaaaaaataaattgcagattAAGGGAGGGTATACCCTGGTTTAGGattgagaatataaaatgaaagccaaaaaaaaaaaaaaaaaaaagccaaaataacaAAGAAGCAGCCAAACAAGCCAataaaaaaagtaaggaaaggaT
It contains:
- the GLP1R gene encoding glucagon-like peptide 1 receptor isoform X2; translation: MARAPRPLCPALLLLGALRAAGPRPQGATVSLSETVQKWREYRHQCQRFLTETPPPATGLFCNRTFDEYACWPDGLPGSFVNVSCPWYLPWASSVLQGHVYRFCTAEGLWLRQHNSSLPWRNLSECEESKRGERSSPEEQLLSFSIIYTVGYTLSFSALVIASAILLSFRHLHCTRNYIHLNLFASFILRALSVFIRDAVLKWMYSTAPQQHQWDGLLSYQDSLGCRLVFLLMQYCVAANYYWLLVEGMYLYTLLAFSVFCEQRMFQLYLSVGWGVPLLFVIPWGIVKYLYEDEGCWTRNSNMNYWLIIRLPILFAIGVNFLIFIRVICIVVSKLKANLMCKTDIKCRLAKSTLTLIPLLGTHEVIFAFVMDEHARGMLRFIKLFTELSFTSFQGLMVAILYCFVNNEVQMEFRRSWERWRLEHLHVQRDSSMRPLKCPTSSLSSGGTVGSSVYAASCQASCS